Proteins from one Sphingopyxis terrae subsp. terrae NBRC 15098 genomic window:
- the feoB gene encoding ferrous iron transporter B, whose protein sequence is MTGPAPTIALVGNPNAGKSSLFNALTGARQKIANYPGVTVERKSGHASFADGRPLALVDLPGSYSLSPASPDEAVTRDVVLGRQTGEKRPDALIVVVDAANLDNHLCFALELIALGLPTVIALNMLDLAERDGLTLDPDRLAAELGVPVVPTVAVRKRGLTELLAAVDGALLSHGLSATDQPAPPPGDTALHQRARAIARAATLAETPVRRWTQRVDAVALHPVFGLLILLALMFVMFQAVYAWSEAPIAWIEDGIAALQALASDHMAAGFLRGLVVEGLLAGVGAVVVFLPQILILFLFILLLEASGYMTRAAFLMDGIMAKVGLSGRGFIPLLSSFACAVPGIMATRAIPDAKDRLTTILIAPLMTCSARLPVYTLIIGAFIPNRSVGGSPVGLQGLVLFGLYVSGIVGALVVAFVLRRSVTKGNAAGFMMEMPRYQWPRLRDVGIALWQRAWIFLRRAGTIIAATTAVLWLLLSYPQAPAGGDVRQVDYSIAGRIASGLEVVVKPIGFNHDIALALIPAMAAREVAVSALATANAIDAGDDEDAVAQSLSERLQGRWSIATALAFLAWFVFAPQCISTIAITRRETNGWKWPLFMVGYLFALAYAAAGITYWTAVAFGLG, encoded by the coding sequence ATGACCGGCCCCGCACCCACGATCGCACTGGTCGGCAATCCGAACGCCGGCAAATCGAGCCTGTTCAACGCGCTGACCGGCGCGCGGCAGAAGATCGCCAATTATCCGGGCGTCACGGTCGAACGCAAATCGGGCCATGCGAGCTTTGCCGACGGCCGGCCGCTCGCGCTGGTCGATCTGCCGGGCAGCTACAGCCTGTCGCCCGCCAGCCCCGACGAGGCGGTGACGCGCGACGTTGTGCTCGGCCGCCAGACGGGCGAGAAGCGCCCCGACGCACTGATCGTCGTCGTCGACGCGGCGAACCTCGACAATCATCTCTGCTTCGCGCTCGAACTGATCGCGCTCGGCCTGCCGACCGTCATCGCGCTCAACATGCTCGACTTGGCGGAGCGCGACGGGCTGACGCTCGATCCCGACCGGCTTGCCGCCGAACTCGGCGTGCCAGTGGTGCCCACCGTTGCGGTGCGCAAGCGCGGCCTGACCGAATTGCTTGCGGCGGTCGATGGCGCGCTCCTCTCGCACGGCCTGTCGGCGACCGACCAGCCGGCGCCGCCGCCCGGCGACACCGCGCTGCACCAGCGCGCTCGCGCCATCGCGCGCGCCGCGACGCTCGCCGAAACGCCGGTGCGCCGCTGGACGCAGCGCGTCGATGCGGTAGCGCTACATCCGGTCTTCGGGCTGCTGATCCTGCTCGCGCTGATGTTCGTGATGTTCCAAGCGGTCTACGCCTGGTCCGAAGCACCGATCGCCTGGATCGAGGACGGCATCGCCGCGTTGCAGGCGCTGGCGAGCGATCACATGGCCGCGGGCTTCCTGCGCGGGCTGGTGGTCGAAGGACTGCTCGCCGGCGTCGGCGCGGTCGTCGTTTTCCTGCCGCAGATCCTGATTCTCTTCCTCTTCATCCTGCTGCTCGAAGCCTCGGGCTATATGACCCGCGCCGCCTTCCTGATGGACGGGATCATGGCAAAGGTCGGTTTGTCGGGACGCGGGTTCATCCCGCTGCTCTCCAGCTTCGCCTGCGCGGTTCCCGGTATCATGGCGACGCGCGCGATTCCCGATGCGAAAGACCGGCTGACGACGATCCTGATCGCCCCGCTGATGACCTGTTCGGCGCGGCTTCCCGTCTACACGCTGATCATCGGCGCCTTCATCCCGAACCGCAGCGTCGGCGGATCGCCCGTTGGCCTGCAGGGACTCGTGCTGTTCGGCCTCTATGTGTCGGGCATCGTCGGCGCGCTGGTCGTCGCCTTCGTGCTGCGGCGGTCGGTGACCAAGGGCAATGCGGCGGGCTTCATGATGGAAATGCCGCGCTATCAATGGCCGCGGCTGCGCGATGTCGGCATCGCGCTATGGCAGCGGGCGTGGATCTTCCTGCGCCGCGCGGGCACGATCATCGCCGCGACCACCGCGGTGCTGTGGCTGCTGCTCAGCTATCCGCAGGCGCCGGCGGGCGGCGACGTCCGCCAGGTCGATTACAGTATCGCCGGCCGCATCGCGAGCGGACTGGAAGTCGTGGTCAAACCCATCGGCTTCAATCACGACATCGCACTCGCGCTGATCCCTGCGATGGCGGCGCGCGAGGTGGCCGTCTCGGCGCTCGCAACCGCCAATGCGATCGACGCGGGCGATGACGAGGATGCCGTTGCGCAATCGCTCAGCGAGCGGCTTCAGGGACGCTGGAGCATCGCGACCGCGCTCGCCTTTCTCGCCTGGTTCGTCTTTGCCCCGCAATGTATCTCGACGATCGCGATCACCCGGCGCGAGACCAATGGGTGGAAATGGCCGCTGTTCATGGTTGGCTATTTGTTCGCGCTCGCCTATGCCGCGGCAGGTATCACCTACTGGACAGCCGTCGCCTTTGGACTAGGCTGA
- a CDS encoding ankyrin repeat domain-containing protein: protein MFRRAELRLASFLLLIAAALGAGTAAHAQFRGGYAFLQAVENRDGTKATEALKDDSTLVNTRHPDTGETALIIVTKRRDTTWLRFLIGKGADPEIGDRQGVTPLMHAALLNYPDGAEELIEADKSIVDMTNRRGETALILAVQAKNAAMVRLLMRHGANPDKSDHIAGMSARDYAKRDDRTGQMLQLLDAKPDAPLRDLGPIFGPK from the coding sequence ATGTTTCGACGCGCGGAGCTTCGCCTCGCCTCCTTCCTCCTGCTGATCGCCGCCGCGCTCGGCGCCGGCACCGCGGCGCATGCGCAATTCCGCGGCGGCTACGCCTTTCTGCAGGCCGTGGAGAACCGCGACGGAACGAAGGCGACCGAGGCGCTGAAGGACGATTCGACGCTGGTCAACACGCGCCATCCCGACACCGGCGAAACCGCGCTGATCATCGTTACCAAGCGCCGCGACACGACGTGGCTGCGCTTCCTGATCGGCAAGGGCGCCGACCCCGAAATCGGCGACCGCCAGGGGGTGACGCCGCTGATGCACGCGGCGCTGCTCAACTATCCCGACGGCGCCGAGGAACTGATCGAAGCCGACAAGTCGATCGTCGACATGACCAATCGCCGCGGCGAGACGGCGTTGATACTGGCGGTGCAGGCCAAGAATGCGGCGATGGTCCGGCTGCTGATGCGCCACGGCGCCAATCCCGACAAATCGGATCATATTGCCGGCATGTCGGCGCGCGACTATGCCAAGCGCGACGACCGGACGGGCCAGATGCTGCAATTGCTGGACGCCAAGCCCGATGCCCCGCTGCGCGATCTTGGACCGATCTTCGGACCCAAATAA
- a CDS encoding DMT family transporter, with product MSNKPISPPTISPVDPVAKPVAATVNRWAFAALVGGNLALSLTAMVVRFADTGPVAAAFWRLALALPLLALLMRRETGGRLPPRGALTVAAGAGLFFALDLAAWHLGILQTKVANATLFGNSASLLLVLWGIAVARTLPRGWQAVAVLLAFAGSALLMGQSYEASAAYLVGDLLSLFAGALYTGYVLMMQRVRGDIGPWSALAISSAAGIPVLLGTALLFGEAILPHDWTPLIVLALMSQLVGQGLLIWALPRFSPLVVGLTLLVQPVVAATAGWLIFGETLSAMELFGGAMVAAALVLIRLPSRRAAPI from the coding sequence ATGAGCAACAAGCCAATCAGCCCGCCCACCATTTCGCCGGTCGATCCGGTGGCCAAACCGGTCGCCGCCACGGTGAACCGATGGGCCTTTGCCGCGCTTGTCGGTGGCAATCTGGCGCTGTCGCTGACCGCGATGGTGGTGCGCTTCGCCGATACCGGTCCCGTGGCCGCGGCCTTCTGGCGACTCGCGCTCGCGCTGCCGCTGCTCGCGCTGCTGATGCGGCGCGAAACGGGCGGTCGCCTGCCGCCGCGCGGCGCGCTGACGGTGGCGGCGGGGGCGGGGCTCTTCTTCGCGCTCGATCTTGCCGCCTGGCATCTCGGCATCCTTCAGACCAAGGTCGCCAATGCGACGCTGTTCGGCAACAGCGCCAGCCTGCTCCTCGTGCTGTGGGGGATTGCGGTCGCGCGCACCCTGCCGCGCGGGTGGCAGGCGGTGGCGGTGCTGCTAGCCTTCGCGGGGTCGGCGCTGCTGATGGGGCAAAGCTATGAAGCGTCGGCCGCCTATCTCGTTGGCGATCTGCTCAGCCTTTTCGCCGGGGCGCTCTATACGGGCTATGTTCTAATGATGCAGCGGGTGCGCGGCGACATCGGCCCCTGGTCGGCGCTCGCCATATCGTCGGCGGCGGGGATCCCGGTGCTGCTCGGCACGGCGCTGCTCTTCGGCGAAGCGATCCTGCCGCACGACTGGACCCCGCTGATCGTGCTGGCGCTGATGAGCCAGCTGGTCGGGCAGGGGCTGCTCATCTGGGCATTGCCGCGCTTCTCGCCGCTCGTCGTCGGCCTGACCCTGCTCGTCCAGCCGGTGGTCGCGGCGACCGCGGGGTGGCTGATCTTCGGCGAGACGCTCAGCGCGATGGAATTGTTCGGCGGCGCGATGGTTGCCGCGGCGCTGGTGCTGATTCGGTTGCCGAGCCGCCGCGCGGCGCCTATCTGA
- a CDS encoding COQ9 family protein yields MVMAQHPSAATLPADPTLDEIRAALAPLVAASAAFDGFTAATLDEAADALGVDRDVARLAFPGGARDMVDAWFATIDAAMAERCPAETLATMKIRERITRLVETRIDLLAPNRESLRRALALLALPGNAPHAAKLGWRAADLMWRLAGDTATDYNHYSKRAILTGVYGSTMAVFLNDESENFAETRAFLARRIDNVMRFEAWKHRRAAHRIERPSLARFVGRLRYPGR; encoded by the coding sequence ATGGTCATGGCTCAGCATCCGTCCGCCGCAACTCTGCCCGCCGATCCGACGCTCGACGAGATTCGCGCCGCGCTGGCGCCGCTTGTCGCGGCTTCCGCTGCCTTCGACGGCTTCACCGCCGCCACGCTCGACGAAGCTGCCGACGCGCTCGGGGTCGACCGCGACGTCGCGCGGCTAGCCTTTCCGGGCGGTGCGCGCGACATGGTCGACGCCTGGTTTGCGACGATCGATGCCGCGATGGCGGAGCGCTGCCCGGCGGAAACGCTCGCGACGATGAAGATTCGCGAGCGCATCACTCGGCTCGTCGAAACCCGGATCGATCTGCTCGCGCCCAACCGCGAATCGCTGCGCCGCGCGCTGGCCTTGCTCGCGCTGCCGGGCAATGCCCCGCACGCGGCCAAGCTCGGCTGGCGCGCCGCCGACCTGATGTGGCGCCTCGCGGGCGACACCGCGACCGACTATAATCACTACAGCAAGCGCGCGATCCTGACCGGGGTCTATGGATCGACGATGGCGGTCTTCCTCAACGACGAGAGCGAAAATTTTGCTGAAACGCGTGCCTTCCTTGCGCGGCGGATCGACAATGTGATGCGCTTCGAAGCGTGGAAGCACCGCCGCGCTGCGCACCGCATCGAACGGCCCAGCCTCGCGCGCTTCGTGGGGCGGCTGCGCTACCCGGGACGCTGA
- the ribH gene encoding 6,7-dimethyl-8-ribityllumazine synthase: protein MAHILIVEARFYAHLNDMLIDGVRSALEAEGHSHEVVTVPGALEVPAAIALADQSGRFDGYVALGVVIRGETYHFEVVSNESARGIMALTLDGLAIGNGILTVEDEEQALARADKTRKDKGGEAAKAALAMLALKDQFGVA from the coding sequence ATGGCCCATATCCTGATCGTCGAAGCGCGTTTCTATGCCCATCTCAACGACATGCTGATCGATGGCGTGCGCAGCGCGCTCGAGGCCGAGGGGCACAGCCACGAGGTCGTGACCGTTCCCGGCGCGCTCGAGGTTCCGGCGGCGATCGCACTTGCCGATCAGAGCGGCCGCTTTGACGGCTATGTCGCGCTTGGCGTCGTCATCCGCGGCGAAACCTATCATTTCGAAGTGGTGTCGAACGAAAGCGCGCGCGGCATCATGGCGCTGACGCTCGACGGCCTTGCCATCGGCAACGGTATCCTGACCGTCGAGGATGAGGAACAGGCGCTTGCGCGCGCCGACAAGACGCGCAAGGATAAGGGCGGCGAGGCGGCGAAGGCCGCACTCGCGATGCTCGCATTGAAGGATCAGTTCGGCGTTGCTTGA
- a CDS encoding SCO family protein: MMNIPNMVRNAGRASLLLIFGAALAGCNAPSATQDATPPLAGAKIGGPFSLIDQDGKPVRDRDFAGRYRIVYFGYSYCPDICPVDVQKLMRGLAAFEKADPARGAKVQPMFITVDPARDTPAVLKAFVSRYHPRLIGLTGTPEQIAAVAKEYVVSFHKVEGSAPDRYLMAHTQLAFLMDPAGKPLALLPLDDPSTDVDEGAPDKVAADLGKWVK; this comes from the coding sequence ATGATGAACATCCCGAATATGGTCCGAAACGCCGGTCGCGCAAGCCTGCTTCTGATTTTTGGCGCGGCGCTCGCTGGGTGCAACGCCCCGTCGGCGACGCAGGACGCGACCCCGCCGCTCGCCGGCGCGAAGATCGGCGGGCCGTTCAGCCTGATCGATCAGGATGGCAAGCCGGTACGCGACAGAGATTTTGCGGGCCGTTACCGCATCGTCTATTTCGGCTATAGCTATTGCCCCGATATCTGCCCGGTCGATGTGCAAAAGCTGATGCGCGGGCTGGCGGCGTTCGAGAAGGCCGATCCGGCGCGCGGCGCCAAGGTGCAGCCGATGTTCATCACCGTCGACCCGGCGCGCGACACGCCCGCCGTGCTCAAGGCCTTCGTCAGCCGGTACCACCCGCGCCTGATCGGGCTGACCGGCACCCCCGAACAGATCGCGGCGGTCGCGAAGGAATATGTCGTGTCCTTCCACAAGGTGGAGGGATCCGCGCCCGACCGCTATCTGATGGCGCATACGCAGCTCGCCTTCCTGATGGACCCGGCCGGCAAGCCGCTCGCGCTCCTGCCGCTCGATGACCCGTCGACCGACGTCGATGAAGGCGCGCCCGACAAGGTCGCCGCCGACCTTGGCAAGTGGGTGAAGTGA
- a CDS encoding FeoA family protein, with translation MIAKLDSSPLGIAVRIARIDWTSMSHDEGRRLREFGLLEGSEVTPLHRGSLFSRDPLALTIGRMKVIIRSKQAAAIEVEPATT, from the coding sequence ATGATCGCGAAGCTCGATTCCTCCCCGCTTGGCATCGCGGTGCGCATCGCGCGCATCGACTGGACGTCGATGTCGCACGACGAAGGGCGCCGGCTGCGCGAGTTCGGCTTGCTGGAGGGGAGCGAAGTCACCCCGCTGCATCGCGGCAGCCTGTTCTCGCGCGATCCTCTCGCGCTGACGATCGGGCGGATGAAAGTCATCATCCGCAGCAAGCAGGCCGCCGCCATAGAGGTCGAACCGGCGACGACATGA
- a CDS encoding alkene reductase, whose translation MPASLLDPIKLGAIDAPNRILMAPLTRGRAGPGFVPNELAVEYYRQRASAGLIISEATGISQEGLGWPSAPGLWTDAQVEGWKPVTEAVHAAGGRIVAQLWHMGRLVHSVFNDGKQPVSASATKGEGRAHTPVGRLELEEARPLRLDEIPRVIADYVAAAENAKRAGFDGVQLHGANGYLIDQFLRDGTNLRDDDYGGPVENRIRLLREVTEALIGVWGKDRVAVRLSPNGETQGVDDSAPEILFPAAAAALDALGIAFLELREPGPDGTFGKTDVPKQSPAIRQVFKGPLVLNSDYDVAKAEADLASGLADAISFGRPFIGNPDLVERIRTGAAWATDNPQSWYSPGPEGYIDYPALVAA comes from the coding sequence ATGCCCGCATCGCTTCTCGACCCGATCAAGCTTGGCGCGATCGACGCGCCCAACCGCATCCTCATGGCGCCGCTGACGCGCGGCCGCGCCGGCCCCGGTTTCGTCCCCAACGAACTTGCGGTCGAATATTATCGCCAGCGCGCCTCGGCCGGGCTGATCATCTCCGAAGCGACGGGAATTTCGCAGGAAGGGCTCGGCTGGCCCTCGGCGCCGGGACTGTGGACCGACGCACAGGTCGAAGGCTGGAAACCCGTCACCGAGGCGGTCCACGCCGCGGGCGGGCGCATCGTCGCGCAGCTGTGGCACATGGGCCGGCTCGTCCATTCGGTGTTCAACGACGGCAAGCAGCCGGTGTCGGCTTCGGCAACGAAGGGCGAAGGTCGCGCGCACACGCCGGTCGGGCGGCTCGAGCTCGAAGAAGCGCGCCCGCTGCGCCTCGACGAGATTCCGCGCGTGATTGCCGATTATGTCGCGGCTGCCGAAAATGCGAAGCGCGCCGGGTTCGACGGTGTGCAACTGCACGGCGCCAACGGCTATCTGATCGACCAGTTCCTGCGCGACGGCACCAATTTGCGCGACGATGATTATGGCGGTCCGGTCGAAAACCGCATCCGTCTGCTCCGCGAAGTGACCGAAGCGCTGATCGGGGTGTGGGGCAAGGATCGCGTCGCGGTGCGCCTGTCGCCCAATGGCGAGACGCAGGGTGTCGACGACAGCGCGCCCGAAATACTGTTCCCCGCCGCCGCCGCGGCGCTCGACGCGCTGGGCATCGCTTTCCTCGAACTGCGCGAACCCGGCCCCGACGGCACCTTCGGCAAAACCGACGTGCCCAAGCAGTCGCCGGCGATCCGTCAGGTCTTCAAGGGGCCGCTGGTGCTCAATAGCGATTATGACGTGGCGAAGGCCGAAGCCGATCTGGCGAGCGGCCTTGCCGATGCGATCAGTTTCGGGCGGCCGTTCATCGGCAATCCCGATCTGGTCGAACGCATCCGCACCGGCGCGGCTTGGGCCACCGACAATCCGCAGAGCTGGTACTCGCCCGGGCCCGAGGGCTATATCGACTATCCGGCGCTGGTCGCTGCCTAG
- the ribB gene encoding 3,4-dihydroxy-2-butanone-4-phosphate synthase: MSTQLIDRIRAIVDDGSMSRSGLARAAGLHANSLRDMESPGWNPTAETLRKLENWLAHGSDLSPMATPEEIIAEARNGRMFILVDDEDRENEGDLVIPAQMATPDAVNFMATHGRGLICLTLTRSRVETLGLELMSRNNGTRHETAFTTSIEAREGVTTGISAADRARTVSVAIDAAKGRDDIVTPGHVFPLIARDGGVLVRAGHTEASVDIARLAGLNPSGVICEIMNDDGTMARLDDLIPFARRHGLKIGTIADLIAYRSRTDRLVECVADEPFESDYGGDWRLKSYRNKVDGSVNLVLQKGAVDPDGVTLVRMHAVSIFDDIMGRPGPRKRRLQRSMEAIGAEGSGVIVMLMRPLPGSAAADAAPPPTGGMDLRTYGIGAQILVDLGVHAMELLTPSHNNLVGLEGYGLSVVGERAIPGEE, encoded by the coding sequence ATGTCTACGCAACTTATCGATCGCATCCGCGCCATCGTCGACGACGGCAGCATGTCCCGCTCGGGGCTTGCGCGCGCGGCCGGCCTCCACGCCAACAGCCTGCGCGACATGGAATCGCCGGGCTGGAACCCCACCGCCGAAACGCTGCGCAAGCTCGAGAATTGGCTCGCGCACGGCAGCGACCTGTCGCCGATGGCGACGCCGGAGGAAATCATCGCCGAGGCGCGCAACGGCCGCATGTTCATCCTAGTCGACGACGAGGATCGCGAAAATGAGGGCGATCTGGTCATCCCGGCGCAGATGGCGACCCCCGATGCGGTCAATTTCATGGCGACGCACGGCCGCGGCCTGATCTGCCTGACGCTGACGCGGTCGCGGGTCGAAACGCTGGGCCTCGAACTGATGAGCCGCAACAACGGCACCCGCCACGAAACCGCCTTCACCACCTCGATCGAAGCGCGCGAGGGCGTGACCACCGGCATTTCCGCCGCCGACCGTGCGCGCACCGTGTCGGTTGCGATCGACGCCGCCAAGGGGCGCGACGATATCGTCACGCCCGGGCATGTCTTTCCGCTGATCGCGCGCGACGGCGGCGTGCTGGTGCGCGCAGGCCATACCGAGGCGTCGGTCGACATCGCGCGCCTCGCCGGCCTCAATCCCTCGGGCGTGATCTGCGAGATCATGAACGACGACGGGACGATGGCCCGACTCGACGATCTGATCCCCTTCGCGCGCCGACACGGGCTGAAGATCGGCACGATCGCCGACCTGATCGCCTATCGCAGCCGCACCGACCGGCTGGTCGAATGTGTCGCCGACGAACCCTTCGAATCGGATTATGGCGGCGACTGGCGGCTCAAATCCTATCGCAACAAGGTCGACGGCAGCGTCAATCTGGTGCTGCAGAAAGGCGCGGTCGATCCCGATGGCGTGACGCTGGTGCGGATGCACGCCGTGTCGATCTTCGACGATATCATGGGCCGCCCGGGCCCCCGCAAGCGCCGCCTGCAACGCTCGATGGAGGCGATCGGCGCCGAAGGATCGGGGGTCATCGTCATGCTCATGCGCCCGCTCCCCGGCTCGGCCGCCGCCGACGCGGCCCCGCCGCCGACCGGCGGCATGGATCTGCGCACCTACGGCATCGGCGCGCAAATCCTCGTCGACCTCGGCGTTCATGCGATGGAGCTTCTGACGCCTTCGCACAATAATCTCGTCGGGCTCGAAGGCTATGGCCTGTCGGTCGTCGGCGAACGCGCAATCCCCGGAGAAGAATGA